The genomic region AGACATAACTTACACGTAGTCTCTGTCAAACATATTCTACATCCGGTTGGTTTATTAATCTTCTCAAGGCCCAAGGCAATGAACAATTACccgtttttaaaattcaagaaaacataagagtaaaaaaaaatttttttttaaaaagtgggggcaggcgcctgggtggctcagtgggttaagtgtccgacttcggctcaggtcacgattttgagtttcgtgagtttaagctccgcatcgggctctttgctgacagctcagagcttggatcccacttcggattctgtgtctccctctctctctctgttcctccctcacttgcactctgtctcgctgtctctctctcaaaaatagataaagaattaaaaaaattaagaaaacatgaatagcAAACCATGATGAACACTCACTGGATGCAAGGCCCTGGTACAAACCTCCTTTAATCGGATGACAACACAATGCGTCGGGTGATGATGAAATTTTTTGGCCAAATGGGGATGCTTTGGAGTGTGAAAGAGGTCACAAAATGGATGGAGTGCCAGGACAACAGCATAAACCAGGATTctcctgaggaaactgagatgtGTGGTCACCCTCCATTGGTGGCAATCTCTTCTCCGGTTTCGCGGGTATAATCGGAAACCAGTCCCTGtatgcagagggcagggagagacagaagaaaaggtGGCCACTCCAGGTTTAATGAACAAAGGAACCGACacaggagggcacctgggtggctcagttggttaagcgtctaatttcaactcaggtcatgatctcccagtttgtgagttcaagccccacgttgggttctctgcgggttctctgctgtcagcacagagcccgctttggctcctctgtgccccccactctgtcagcccctcccccgccggtgctctctctccccctgtctctatctcaaaataaataaataaactgaacatgaggggcacctggctagctcagtcggtgaagcgtccgacttcagctcaggtcttctgcggctcagggcataatctcacggttcgtgagtttgagccccacgtggggctctgtgctgacagctgggagcctggagtctgcttcaggttctgtgtctccctctctgtctgccccactcctgcttgtgctctgtgtctgaaaaatgaataaacgttaaaataaattagaaaaactaaagtaaagacaaaaaagatGGGTAGATCTCCACACCTATGTTCCAGAGTCAGAAACTTTGTACAGAGGCAGTAAGTGGGTTCAGTCACACTGAACACAGTTCAGATGGTCTCAACATGACATCATAGTGTCTCAAGGCATTGTCACTGGAGCAGCTTCTGGGGTGGAATAGGGCTAAGTGGAACCCACATTCCAAGAACAGGGCAGGTGGGTGAGGAGCCCCCAGTTTCCAGGGTCCAGCTCATGGGTCAACTGGAGGTCACATCCTGTCCCCCAACCCTTCCCCATGAGGAGCGCGTGTCATTTCTCCTTATATGTAGATAATGGGACAAGAGAGGTCACGTAACTTTACCAACGGCACACCGCTTATGGTTGGCAGAGCTCCTTAGGGAAGGAGCCTGGTGTTTCTGACTGAGAGATATCTCCTGACACGACCTCCTTGGTTTGACCCTTGTGGACGTCCACTTTAGGGCTCCAATGGCTTCTGGTGATCTTGACTCACACTACTGCCCTATGTGAACTCCAGGTTGAATTCTGTGTGCACCGCCCCCCTCCGCCATCCACCCAGTTTTCTGCTGGAGGCCTTTGCTCCCTGTGGACTCCCCTCCCCACTGTCCTTGCCTCAGTCCTACAGGGTTGAAACTCCTCATTCACTCCTGATGCCACATCCAAGACAGCCCGCCcacttctgcccttccctgggccCTGAATCTCTAGGGATCTCCCTTGTCGACACCCCTTGGCACTCTGGGAGCAGCTCTCCCCTGACATCTTCAGAATCCCGATCCCATGGTCCCTCCTCTCTGTTAGGCTCCCCGAGGGCACTGCCTGTGCATTGCTGGCCATTGTGTGATGGCAGCGATAGAGTGGTGCTTAATTAATTGTTGTGTAACAGCTTTTCAGGGCAGATGTTGAATTTATACAAAGATTCTACTGATGCTATTACATGTTTTATCATTAGGTCTATTTCGAGAGAGAAGCACGTTTACATTTGACTCTTTAGTAAAGTCAGGGATCAAACCCAACACTAAAACCAGTCATCCACCTGTCATTCTGGTGCTACCTCCACTTTCTTTGTGTTCCTGAATGAAgactcctttctcctctctccttttttaagcattattttttaattgatttgtttaaaaaaaatttttttacgttttatttatttttgagacagggagagacagagcatgaatgggggagggtcagagagagagggagacacagaatctgaaacaggctccaggctctgagctgtcagcagagagcccgacgcagggctcgaactcacggacagtgagatcgtgacctaggctgaagtcggacgcttaaccgactgagccacccgggcgcccctaattgatttgttttaaatttacattcaatttAGTGatcatatactgcaacaatgatttcaggagcagattccttaatgccccttacccatttagcccatgccccctcccacaacccctccagtaaccctctgtttgttctccctatttaagagtctcttatgttttgtccccctccctgtttttgtattatttttgcttcccttcccttatattcatctgttttgtatattaagtcctcgtatgagtgaaggcatgtgatatttgtctttctctgaatgactagttttgcttagcataacaccctctagatccattcacatagttgcaaatggcaagatttaattctcttTGATTGCCGAGCAAAATCCATTgggtttatatatattatacacacacaatatatatatcttctttgtatatatatacacaatatagatcttctttatccattcatccatcgatggacatttgggctctttccatactttggctattgtcaatagtgctgctgtgaacattggggtgcatgtgtccctttgaaacaatatacctgtatcccttggataaatacctagtagtgcaattgctgggtcgtagggtggttctgtttttaactttttgagggacctccatactgacTTCCAAAGTGGcggcaccagcttgcattcccaccaacaatacaaaagatatcctctttctctgcatcctcgccaatatctgttgttgcctgagttgttaatgttagccattccgacatgggtgaggtggtacctcactgtggttttgatttgtatttccctgatgatgaatgctGCTGTGCAGTTTTTCAcgtgtcggccatctggatgtcttctttggagaaatgtctattcatgtcttttgcccatttgttcactggattatttgtttttggggtgttgagtttgagaagttctttatagattttggatactaaccctttatctgttatgttgtttgcaaatatcttctcccattccatcggttgccttttagttttgctgatcgtttccttcgccgtgcagaagctttttattttgatgaaatcccaatagttcatttttgcttgtttcccttgcttccggaGATGtcttgagtaagaagttgctgcggccaaggtcaaagaggttggcTTGCTTTCCCCTCGAGGATTTTGACGGCTTCAGCCTTaaatataggtctttcatccattttgggtttatttttgtgtctggtgtaagaaagtggtccaggtttatttttctgcatgtcgctgtccggctttcccagcaccacttgctgaagagactgtctttattcctttggatattctttcctgctgagtcaaatattagttggccatacgtttgtgggtccattactgggttttccattctgttccattgatttgagggtctgtttttgtgtcagtaccagactgtcttgatgagtacagctttgttttttttttttatgttgaaatgtaattttaatagataattcTTCATCTTACATAGGAGCACAATAAAATACACCACATTCTGAAGAAACTCCAGAAGTTATGAGAATAAAGAGTAGGGGAAATTCAGATGGGCTACAATATCCATTACCTTAAATTGCAAGAGACAAAGGTTCCAACCCGCAGGTTAACATTTACATACTTAGGACTGGGTACACTgatggcttaaaaataataaggatcaGAAATTACATATGGAAACGGGTGGGAAAGAACAGTTTTTCTGAGGGGAGGAACTCTGTCAATGCagaaaaaattacttaatatcaAACAATAGCTCCCAGAGCAAATACTGAAGGATGAAAGTAAGAATCATGAACTGAGGATTTGATGCTCACAAAGGAAGAAACCTTTCGGATGACACTTATGCAAGCTGTTGCTTGAGATCTGCTCGTCAGGTCTACGAGGAAGACTCATAAATGTCTCAGCAAACCCCAAATGATTATCAGATTGGTGTTTCCTAATAGTATCATACACCAGTGGTTACACATGAAGTTTTCagacaaaaactaagaaaaaggtCATAACCGAAATGCCAGACAAACAAATGTGGCACATGTGAGTCCTACACAAAGCCAGTCACAACGGCTGCTTTGCTGTGACTCTCCTGTACAGTAATTTTCAAACATCATGGCAAGACACCAATGATCATCTAactaatcagacaacacaaacacatttatttcaaatttctaggaggtaaaaaaaatatcagatacCAATGCTTTATGCATGCTCAGGGCCAGCTTATAAATACTCCATTCAGTGATATCTTAACACAAGTTTGTATTAGTGAAAAGAAACTGGCAAAATCCACCTCTTGTCATTCGACTTGTCAGATGGTGAAGACCAAAACAGAATGTTccatcagttttaatttttaaatacgaTTGTCACATTGGGAAAATGAAACACAGTAAAATAAACTGTACCAAGGCAAAGtagaataacaaaaaatattttactaaaacaTAAGATTTACAGAAGTTTCCAGACAAGCCATACAAAATGGTCACAAGCTTTTTTTGAAGGAAGGATTCTACACTTGACAGCAAAGTCACAATGTTATTAGTGAGGGCTGTGATGTCTGTTTAATGTTCCCATTTTGGTTCAAACAATCAAGCTTGTCCATCTACAGCGTCTAAATAAAGTTAGACTTGGCTAGAGAGCATATTCTAAAGAACTGGTTAGCTGCTTTTACCCAATGCAATTAGATCAccataaaaagggggaaaggagcccacaaaattaaaactacctctcaccccctcaaaaaaaataataaagagaaaacaccCACACCCCTGCAGCTAACCCTGACAACTACCTTCATTCACAGTGCTTTATACTTTAACCATCATTGGGGAAAtgaataaaagcagagaggggccACTGCCTTTAAACGTTTCACAACAATCCAGATGGTACTTCTAGCCTCTGCTCATGCTTTACAACAGTGAATCAGGACAAGACATAGATTTGCTAATGTGCATTTAATCACCAAAGGACTGAAGATGTCTGGGCTTTTATTCTGTAATGTTTCTAAGACTGTGTCcattaaatgcaaacaaaaaaggaagaagtctTGGCAGAACAGGAGAAGTGATGCACACTTGATGATCAGATcgattttaaatattattcatggCATATAGCCCAGTCCATGCTCTAGCTGTTTCTATGGCTTGGGCTTCGTTGGTCTTCCACTGCTCCGCTACATCATTTGCTAATGGATCATCTGGATTGGGAGCACTTAACAATGCCTGGATCGATAGCAGAACTGTGCGGATCTGCAGTGCTGGGGACCActtatctttcaaaatatctaAACATATTCTTCCCAACTTGTCTACATTAGGATGATAAATTTTGGTCATGAAACGTACTTTAGGGGCTGCCATCGGGTATTCTTCTGGAAGGAATAGTTCAAGTTTAAAAGTCCCTCCCTCAAAGGGGGAATCCTGGGGGCCAGCAATGACCACATGAAAATAACGGGCGTTGCTCTCATCTGGTTCTGCTTTAATGCCAGGAACTGGTTCCGCCAGCAAACGCTGGGTTTCCTTGATAATCCTGCGGGGCAGCCCGGCCATCTTGTCAGATCCCGAGTTCGGCCTCTGGTCTCGACTTCTGGCTCCGCTCGCCTCACGCACGAGTGGAAGTCCAGGGCTCCACTTCgatgagtacagctttgtaatacagcttgaagtctgggattgtgatgcctcctgccttgGTTAAAGTTTCAAGaccgctttggctattcggggtcttttctggtgccATACAAATTTGACGGTTgcttgttttagctctgtgaagagtgctggTGGTACtttgatagatattgcattgaatatgtagattgctttgggtagcattgacattttagcaatatttgtccttccaagagtatggaatatttttccattttttgtgtcttcttcattttctttcataaggtttctatagttttcagtgtatagatttttcaccttggttagatttattggtaggtattttatgatttttggtgcaattataaacgggatcgattccttgatttctctttctgttgcttcattgttgtgtataggaatgcaaccgatttctgtgcattgatttgtatcctgaaactttgctgaaatcatggatcagttctaacagttgttttggtggaatcttttgggttttcaatatagagtatcatgtcatctgcacagTGTGAAAGTTGGACCACTTGTCCTGGATGAGGACTTTGATGTCACAATAGGGAGAGGGATGTGGAGTGCAGGAGGAAGTGTGAGCCCCTGCCCTCCATGGACTGGGCCACCTCAGTCTCCCTGTTCCTTAGAAGTAACCATTACCTTGATCCAACTGAACTTTGATCCAACGTAACCCGGATCTATCCCATGACTTGAGGCTACACACCGGATTTGGAAGCCACGCCAGGATCAGGTGTTGCCTGAAGTTAATTCTCCTTGGCTCATTCACCAAAACCCTGAACTTTACACAACTTGACATTTCCAAGAGACATGTGGTTAGCCATTTACTCCCGACACACGTGGGACAGTTCATACAGCTCATTAGATATCTACACCATTATCTTCTAGATTGACTTAGTAATTTTCCCTCCACTATGTGCCAAGATTTTCTTGCCAACCATAAGCAAACACAACTGTGAACCTCTGGTTCTCAGGGGGCATGACAAGAGGGACATGGGAGAACTGATATAAAGCTTTTCCACTGGGAAGACAGGGATTTTCAACTGAAGCTGACTGACTCCCTCCTTCCACCCAAACCTGTGGACATTTGTCAATGTCGGGAGATGTCTTGGGTGTCCCCACAGGGTGAGGGGGATGCCACTGGCATCAAGTGGTAGAGACTAGCCGATGCTCAGGTTGTCTACTCAAAACAAGAAGTTTTCAGCCTCAGTTGACAATAAGGCCTTGATTCAGAAATCTAGTGctagaaaaatatctaaaaacagTTGTCTTTGTAGTGAAAGATCAGTAGTGCTAGGTAGCGTCACGTTAGGTGGACAGTGAGCAGAGCCCCAGTGCAGACAGGTGCCAGTGGGAGCGTCAGCATCTGTGTTGTTTGGTGAGCAGAGCTCAGTCTCATGTCATGTCCAGGGCTTTGCCCAAGTTTGTTCTTGGTCACGGAGGACCTTGGCTTCATTCTGTCATCCACATCCTCGTTTTCCTTCAAAATCCAACTCAGTCATCGACCTCCTCCTATAGTCTGCCTTCAGGGAGAATGCGTAGCTCATAAGGGTCTAGTTCTTTGGTGAATGTCTACAGGCCTTTGATTTCTATGATAGAATCTCCCTCCCAGGAATATACTTGATATCTTTTTTTCACTCCTCTTTTGTCTTGTCTTTTGACCTGATCATGAGTTCCTTAAGGAAATCCATTAATACTTTCCATAAAAGACACAAGTTGCTCCTAAGTTTGGTACAGTGTACATTCCAAGTTGACCTGAGATAATTTGCCACGTCACAACCTATTTCTTGCCAAATTTCCACCTGACCATTTCTTTGGCCCCTCTTTTTCTAGCCTATCCTTTCTTTTCATGTCTAACAACGTCCTGTGTTTTtccaaatttgcattttaaaatagggaTAAGGAAGCACTGTTCAAAAAGGAGAACAGTGAGAAACGGCTTCCACTGAGAAGCATTGGAGCCATGTCTCTCCGTATCCACACCATGTAGCCTCATACTCAGCTACCACTTCTTTCACTGCGTCTCCTGGTTTTGACGTGTTCGCAATTTTGTTAACTGTTCTctattgattcattcattaaaacCCGTGTTACAGCCTGTGTTGACTGGATCCCCTGCCTTATCTTTCCTCATCTACTCTTTTTTGGTAAAGCATATCCTCCCATGCCCTTTGAGAAAAAGCTCAATGGAGATAAAACTTTTGAAGATTTGCACTTCGGAAATCTCCATTCATCTTCATGCTTAAATGACATTTAGCTGCACAGAGAACTCCATTCATATACAATGAAAGGTTTAAGCCTGTGAATTTTTACTATTACTCCTGTGTCTTCCAGTCTCTTGTTGAATGGATTTTTATTCCCCATCCTTGGATATGACCTAGTATTTCCTTCAGAAAGAAATACCTTTCTTTGAGtgatgtccaaaaaaaaaaaaaaaatcatagaaatgtGTTTTGATGTGAGGAGTGAGTGAGATACtcaatttcatatttttcatttataggaAATTTTCTTGTagtctttctttgattttcttcccaCCATGATCTGTGTCATTCTGGAAACCTGATAGCTGGGTCTCATGGACTTATGCTTtcacatgcttttcttttctccaacatTTGTGTTCTCTATTTGTGTTTCTGTAAtacatgcattatttttgttCCAAGATTCTGCTTTGTCCTTCAACTCgttatttttttccagctgtcatatttttaattttccagagcTCTTTGTTTTACTCTGAATGTTTTTTTAAGCCATAAAGAGATGAAGAGATCTTGGTAATCTGGGTTTTCTGAAGATCCATGAAAGAATCCATGGGAGAAAGAGCTGCCTGGCCCAGAAACTATGGACTAATTGCAAAAGAGTATGAGTCAGTTAAGAACTTTCTTGTCTTCTTGTCTCTCCTCATTTTAGGCCCCAGCTCTGTCAGAAACTATGGTTAGCTGCTGGGGGGCAGAGAAAGTAGtagtaaaggagagaaaaaaaggagaaatctcAATTTTGGAACCATAGGAGGTTTTGATTATTATACAGACCTGAATACGCTAATTGCAGAAGAGAGACATTAAACTTCATATCCTACAAAATGGAGAACCTTCGAACGTTTGCTCGAAGTAAGCAATGGCAAAAGCAGAGTTTTGTGTTCAGAGTGTTGACCTTGTCATAGAGAGGAAGATGGATGTAGGGAGAAGCCTAGGAGGAGGGGGTCCCTGGGCAGAGAGTGGTCATCTGTGTTCAGGGGCACAATGAGAAGCCTCAAGGACAAAGTCAAAAGACTCTGCGTACATCAATCCTTCCTACTTAGTGTAActcagttgtgagttcgagtcagAGTTTCTGGAAAATTAGATGTATCTTAACCAAGAAGAATCCTGGAGGCAAATCAAACAGAGAGTTGACCCCAGACACAATTTGAGTGTGAGGCTCAGCCGCTCTGGGGAAGTATGTCCAGTGGAGATTGCATTACAGGCCTGCTCCCATTTAGTTATCTTTCTCCTGCCTCAGAGAGCTATAGCTTCTGGagtctgtgtgtgcacacacacatgtgtgtatacatgcgtGGGTGCGTGTGGGTGTTTGGTAAAGTAGACATAACATAAGAGTTACCATTTGAACCACGTTTAAACGTACGATTCAGCcgcattaagtgcattcacaatgttgtCATGGCTACCCATTTCCAGAACCCATGTCAGACAGAAACTCTGCCCTCAGTAAACATGAATTCTTTCAActtctcttctcccagccccagcctttACAGTCTTTCCTGATCTAACTTCACACTCTTGATCAGCAGCTCATGTAGGAAAATGTTCCCATATGAGACCCTGAGTTTATTAGTTTTGTAACAATGTAACCGATGAATACACCTGAAATTACTGGGCTTGAAGGGCCACAGAAGTAGCTAAGGAAAGGTCTTAAGGGAGATGGTGGCTGGCTGACTCAGTGGGAAGAgcacgggactcttgatcttggggtcatgagtttgagccccctgtagCGGGGAGACACTACTtcgataaaaataaaacttaaaaag from Panthera uncia isolate 11264 chromosome D1, Puncia_PCG_1.0, whole genome shotgun sequence harbors:
- the LOC125932358 gene encoding ubiquitin-conjugating enzyme E2 N-like, with product MAGLPRRIIKETQRLLAEPVPGIKAEPDESNARYFHVVIAGPQDSPFEGGTFKLELFLPEEYPMAAPKVRFMTKIYHPNVDKLGRICLDILKDKWSPALQIRTVLLSIQALLSAPNPDDPLANDVAEQWKTNEAQAIETARAWTGLYAMNNI